One genomic window of Vibrio ziniensis includes the following:
- a CDS encoding malic enzyme-like NAD(P)-binding protein — MSNNDRHELTEEEAFRQQALDYHALPTPGKIAVALTKSADSAKDLALAYSPGVAEPVREIAQNVDNVYKYTAKGNTVAVISNGTAILGLGNLGPMASKPVMEGKALLFKRFANLDSIDIQVKHRTIDEFVDTVANIADTFGGINLEDIKAPDCFEIERRLIERCDVPVFHDDQHGTAIVTAAGMLNAIELQGKKLNECTIVCLGAGAAAVACMELLIKCGAMREKIYMLDRKGVIHTRRDDINEYKQLFANNTDKRTLEDVIKGADLFLGVSGPNLLTADELKLMADKPVVFACSNPDPEIKPALAHAVRDDLIMGTGRSDYPNQVNNVLCFPFIFRGALDVRAKVINDQMKLAAVAAIRELAKEPVPAEVLKAAGVDSLTFGKEYIIPKPMDPRLLPRVAKAVAQAAIDSGVAHIGMPENYMAN, encoded by the coding sequence ATGTCCAATAATGATCGCCATGAACTTACCGAGGAAGAAGCTTTTCGCCAGCAAGCCCTCGACTACCACGCTCTGCCAACTCCTGGAAAAATAGCAGTCGCTCTCACCAAATCCGCAGATTCAGCAAAAGATTTAGCTCTCGCATACAGTCCTGGTGTTGCAGAACCCGTTCGAGAAATCGCACAAAACGTTGATAACGTTTATAAATACACAGCTAAAGGCAATACCGTTGCGGTTATCTCTAACGGCACAGCAATTTTAGGTTTAGGTAACCTTGGCCCTATGGCTTCTAAACCGGTTATGGAAGGTAAAGCGCTATTATTCAAACGCTTTGCAAACCTAGACTCCATCGACATTCAAGTTAAGCACCGCACTATCGATGAGTTTGTTGATACGGTAGCGAACATCGCAGACACCTTTGGCGGTATCAACCTCGAAGACATCAAAGCCCCAGACTGTTTTGAAATTGAACGCCGCCTGATTGAACGTTGTGATGTTCCAGTATTCCATGATGATCAACACGGTACTGCAATTGTTACCGCTGCAGGTATGCTTAACGCTATCGAGCTGCAAGGCAAAAAACTCAATGAATGTACTATCGTTTGTTTAGGTGCTGGCGCTGCAGCCGTAGCGTGTATGGAACTGCTGATTAAATGCGGTGCTATGCGCGAAAAAATCTACATGCTTGACCGTAAAGGTGTGATTCATACTCGTCGTGATGACATCAATGAATACAAACAGTTATTTGCTAACAATACCGACAAACGCACCCTAGAAGATGTGATTAAAGGTGCCGACTTGTTCTTAGGCGTTTCAGGACCTAACCTGCTAACAGCCGACGAACTTAAACTGATGGCGGATAAACCCGTTGTGTTTGCATGTTCCAACCCAGATCCTGAAATCAAGCCTGCACTGGCACATGCTGTGCGCGATGATTTAATCATGGGTACAGGTCGTAGCGATTATCCAAACCAAGTGAACAACGTGCTTTGCTTCCCGTTCATTTTCCGTGGTGCATTAGATGTGCGTGCGAAAGTGATTAACGATCAGATGAAACTAGCAGCAGTAGCTGCAATTCGTGAATTAGCGAAAGAGCCCGTACCAGCAGAAGTATTGAAAGCTGCGGGAGTAGATTCTCTAACTTTCGGCAAAGAATACATTATCCCGAAACCGATGGATCCTCGCTTATTGCCTCGCGTAGCAAAAGCGGTAGCTCAGGCAGCTATTGATTCTGGAGTTGCGCATATCGGAATGCCTGAAAACTACATGGCAAACTAA
- the metJ gene encoding met regulon transcriptional regulator MetJ, producing the protein MADWNGEYISPYAEHGKKSEQVKKITVSIPLKVLKILTDERTRRQINNLRHATNSELLCEAFLHAYTGQPLPTDEDLRKDRPDDIPAEVKALMTEMGIEFEAYDD; encoded by the coding sequence ATGGCAGACTGGAACGGTGAATATATAAGCCCCTATGCAGAGCATGGAAAAAAAAGTGAGCAGGTGAAAAAAATCACCGTATCAATTCCACTTAAGGTATTGAAAATACTCACAGATGAACGTACTCGCCGCCAGATCAATAACCTGCGACATGCGACCAATAGTGAGCTTTTATGTGAAGCTTTCCTGCATGCTTATACTGGTCAGCCGTTACCAACGGATGAAGATTTACGTAAAGATCGTCCGGATGACATTCCAGCAGAAGTAAAAGCATTAATGACAGAAATGGGCATTGAGTTCGAGGCTTACGACGACTAA
- a CDS encoding bifunctional aspartate kinase/homoserine dehydrogenase II: MTVSRQLHKFGGSSLADPECYLRVANILKEYSQPEDLVVVSAAGKTTNRLIAFLEALNKDGRVAHETLQSLRQFQCKLVEELLEGEVADSLLTQVNGEFIRLGELTAPLTKAQQAAVLGHGEMWSARLLATLLNQSNLPALSQDAREFLRAEAGTQPEVDRSRSYPLLKKVLAQHAHHRIVITGFMAQNDQGDTVLLGRNGSDYSATVIGALADVSRVTIWSDVAGVYSADPRIVTNACLLPLLRLDEANELARLAAPVLHSRTLQPVAQSAMELQLRCSHKPESGSTKIERVLASGRGAKIITSLDEVLLIELEFGHGHDFERVYSETLEKLKREQLEPLAFEAQADQHKLRLAYTAEIASGALAYLQDIATAADIKLKEGYSLVGAVGAGVTKNANHSYGFYQQLKNAPVEFVCEAESELSLVAVLRQTPVEKLVVGVHNQIFQAQKRVALALCGKGNIGSSWLKLFAEQKEELEKRRGMNFELVAVVDSQTYWFDPQGIDPETVLSRYRDEAIPNESNSWLYKLGKLQGYDDAIVLDVTASKILANQYLDIAEQGMHLISANKVAGSASSEYYNQVKDAFAKISRHWLYNATVGAGLPINHTVRDLRESGDEITALSGIFSGTLSWLFQQYDGSIPFSELVDLAWQQGLTEPDPRNDLDGSDVMRKLVILARESGLEVEPQNIRVESLVPKELRDISLDDFLDNSQLLNERLAERLAKAQKQDKVLRYVARLEKNGKASVGVEALEKDHPLANLLPCDNIFAIESRWYKDNPLVIRGPGAGREVTAGAIQSDLNLLSSFL, encoded by the coding sequence ATGACGGTTTCACGCCAGCTACATAAATTTGGCGGCAGTAGCTTAGCAGATCCTGAATGTTATTTGCGCGTAGCAAACATTCTTAAAGAGTACTCACAACCTGAAGATTTAGTGGTTGTTTCAGCGGCAGGCAAAACAACCAACCGCTTGATCGCATTTTTAGAAGCATTGAACAAAGACGGACGGGTTGCTCACGAAACTCTGCAATCATTACGTCAATTCCAATGCAAGTTGGTCGAAGAACTTCTTGAAGGTGAAGTGGCAGATAGCTTGCTAACACAAGTCAATGGCGAATTCATCCGCTTAGGCGAACTAACAGCACCACTAACAAAAGCGCAGCAGGCTGCGGTGCTTGGCCACGGTGAAATGTGGTCAGCAAGATTGTTGGCAACACTGCTTAACCAAAGCAACTTACCAGCCTTGTCACAAGACGCACGTGAGTTTCTGCGCGCTGAAGCAGGGACTCAGCCGGAGGTTGACCGCTCGCGCTCTTACCCACTATTGAAGAAAGTATTGGCGCAACATGCACATCACCGTATCGTGATTACTGGCTTTATGGCGCAAAATGACCAAGGGGATACCGTGCTGCTTGGTCGTAATGGCTCTGACTACTCAGCGACTGTCATTGGTGCTCTAGCCGATGTTTCTCGCGTAACAATTTGGAGTGACGTGGCTGGCGTCTATAGTGCTGACCCACGTATCGTAACGAATGCGTGTCTACTACCACTATTGCGTTTAGATGAAGCCAACGAACTGGCTCGTCTTGCCGCTCCAGTTTTGCATAGCCGCACGTTACAGCCAGTTGCTCAAAGCGCAATGGAACTTCAACTGCGCTGCAGTCACAAGCCAGAATCAGGCTCAACCAAAATTGAACGTGTATTGGCGTCAGGTCGCGGAGCAAAAATCATTACTTCATTAGATGAAGTGCTACTGATTGAACTTGAGTTTGGTCACGGCCATGATTTCGAACGAGTTTACAGTGAGACTCTTGAGAAGCTCAAACGCGAGCAACTTGAACCTCTCGCTTTTGAAGCGCAAGCAGACCAACATAAATTACGCTTGGCATACACAGCTGAAATCGCGTCGGGGGCTCTTGCATACCTACAAGACATCGCAACCGCAGCCGACATCAAATTGAAAGAAGGTTATTCCCTAGTGGGTGCCGTCGGTGCTGGTGTTACCAAGAACGCCAACCATAGCTACGGTTTCTACCAACAACTAAAAAATGCACCGGTAGAGTTTGTTTGTGAAGCGGAATCAGAACTTAGCTTAGTGGCAGTACTACGCCAAACACCCGTCGAGAAGCTCGTGGTAGGTGTTCACAACCAAATTTTCCAAGCGCAGAAACGTGTTGCTCTTGCGTTATGCGGCAAAGGTAACATCGGCTCTAGCTGGCTAAAACTGTTTGCTGAACAAAAAGAAGAGTTGGAAAAACGCAGAGGTATGAACTTTGAGTTGGTTGCTGTGGTAGACAGCCAGACATACTGGTTTGACCCACAAGGTATCGACCCAGAAACAGTTCTGAGCCGTTATCGCGATGAAGCGATTCCAAATGAAAGTAATAGCTGGCTCTACAAGCTAGGCAAATTACAAGGCTATGACGATGCCATCGTGTTAGATGTGACAGCAAGTAAAATCCTAGCTAACCAATATCTGGATATTGCAGAACAAGGTATGCACCTTATCTCTGCCAATAAAGTTGCTGGTTCCGCATCGAGCGAATACTACAACCAAGTCAAAGATGCGTTTGCGAAGATCAGCCGCCACTGGCTGTATAACGCGACAGTTGGTGCTGGTTTGCCTATCAACCACACTGTTCGAGATTTGCGTGAAAGTGGTGATGAAATCACTGCACTGTCTGGTATTTTCTCAGGCACTCTCTCTTGGTTATTCCAACAGTATGATGGCTCAATCCCGTTTAGCGAACTGGTGGATTTAGCTTGGCAACAAGGGTTGACCGAACCTGACCCTCGTAACGATTTAGACGGTTCTGACGTTATGCGCAAGCTGGTGATCCTCGCCCGTGAATCAGGCTTGGAGGTTGAACCTCAAAACATTCGAGTAGAATCTCTGGTTCCTAAAGAATTGCGTGATATTTCGCTGGATGACTTCCTCGACAACAGCCAATTACTTAATGAGCGACTAGCTGAGCGTTTAGCGAAAGCTCAGAAGCAAGATAAAGTGCTTCGCTATGTGGCTCGTCTAGAGAAAAACGGCAAAGCAAGTGTAGGTGTTGAAGCTTTGGAGAAAGATCATCCACTGGCAAACCTATTGCCATGTGACAACATCTTTGCCATCGAGAGTCGTTGGTACAAAGACAACCCACTGGTCATTCGTGGGCCGGGGGCAGGTCGAGAAGTGA
- the rpmE gene encoding 50S ribosomal protein L31, with product MKTGIHPEYKAVNATCSCGNSFVFNSTLGKDTMHLDVCDKCHPFYSGKQRIVDTGGRVDRFNKRFGALSSKK from the coding sequence ATGAAAACTGGTATCCACCCAGAATACAAAGCAGTAAACGCGACTTGCTCTTGTGGCAACTCTTTCGTTTTCAACTCTACTCTAGGTAAAGACACAATGCACCTAGACGTATGTGACAAGTGCCACCCATTCTACTCTGGTAAGCAACGTATCGTTGATACTGGTGGTCGTGTTGATCGCTTCAACAAGCGTTTCGGCGCGCTATCTAGCAAGAAGTAA
- a CDS encoding O-succinylhomoserine (thiol)-lyase, which translates to MTKRKPATIAVRTGIESDTQYHAVVPPIYLSTNYGFPAFGEVPQYDYTRSGNPNRGLLEKALYELESGEGAVVTNCGTSALNLLASTLLGPNDFIVAPHDCYGGTYRLFNTRSKKGDFKVLFVDQSDEQALTAALTKKPKLVLLETPSNPLVRVVDIEKICQQAKAVGALVAVDNTFLTPVYQKPLTLGADFVIHSTTKFINGHSDVIGGVVISKTKAHAEELAWWGNCIGATGTPFDSYMTLRGIRTLGARMRVHEESSLQILDYLKTQSLIKAIYHPSLPEHPGHDIAKKQQLGFGSMLSFEFAGSYEQLKYFVGELELFSLAESLGGVESLICHPASMTHRAMGEEALAEAGISQLLLRLSVGLEDASDLIADLDQAFTKAKEKF; encoded by the coding sequence ATGACCAAACGCAAGCCAGCTACAATTGCAGTTCGTACCGGAATCGAATCAGATACTCAATATCACGCTGTCGTTCCGCCAATTTATTTATCGACTAACTACGGCTTTCCTGCGTTTGGTGAAGTGCCTCAGTACGACTACACTCGTTCAGGGAATCCAAACAGAGGTTTGTTGGAAAAGGCACTCTACGAATTAGAAAGCGGTGAAGGCGCGGTTGTGACTAACTGCGGCACTTCAGCGTTAAACCTGCTTGCTTCAACGCTACTTGGTCCTAACGACTTCATCGTCGCGCCACACGATTGCTATGGCGGTACTTACCGCTTATTCAATACTCGCTCAAAGAAAGGCGATTTCAAGGTTCTTTTTGTTGATCAATCTGATGAACAAGCACTTACGGCAGCGTTGACGAAGAAGCCAAAACTGGTGCTGTTAGAAACGCCTTCTAACCCTTTGGTGCGTGTAGTTGATATTGAAAAAATCTGTCAACAAGCAAAAGCTGTAGGCGCACTAGTCGCGGTAGATAACACGTTCTTAACTCCCGTTTACCAAAAGCCCCTAACGCTGGGTGCAGACTTTGTCATCCACTCAACAACGAAATTCATCAATGGTCACTCAGATGTCATTGGCGGTGTGGTGATCAGTAAAACCAAAGCTCATGCTGAAGAACTGGCTTGGTGGGGGAACTGTATTGGTGCAACAGGCACACCATTTGACAGCTATATGACATTGCGTGGTATCCGTACCTTGGGCGCCCGTATGCGTGTGCATGAAGAAAGCTCGCTGCAAATTTTGGATTATTTGAAAACACAGTCACTGATAAAAGCGATTTATCACCCTAGCCTACCTGAGCACCCGGGACATGATATTGCGAAGAAACAGCAACTCGGCTTTGGTTCCATGTTGAGCTTTGAATTTGCAGGCAGCTACGAACAGCTAAAATATTTTGTCGGCGAGCTAGAGCTTTTCTCACTCGCAGAATCTCTGGGGGGGGTGGAAAGTTTAATCTGCCACCCGGCAAGTATGACTCACCGTGCAATGGGCGAAGAAGCGCTTGCTGAAGCCGGTATTTCTCAGCTATTGCTGCGTTTATCGGTTGGCTTAGAAGATGCATCAGATCTTATCGCTGATTTGGACCAAGCCTTTACCAAAGCTAAGGAGAAGTTTTAA